The proteins below come from a single Streptomyces sp. B3I8 genomic window:
- a CDS encoding AQJ64_40280 family protein, with product MQVNVEWVDARVRLPHPGEPVAAATFGTWPHDFHDRSVAGEHYWLVRPMVFHDLYIPTTFQHRSDDDSHYHDCFVDSDGIIRYPPGGPGEDHITHWAALPFLPGLSVHVAGGPEAGAALRRAREATGLR from the coding sequence ATGCAGGTGAATGTGGAATGGGTCGACGCACGAGTGAGGCTGCCTCACCCCGGGGAACCTGTTGCGGCCGCGACGTTCGGCACCTGGCCACACGACTTCCATGACCGTTCCGTCGCAGGTGAACACTACTGGCTGGTCAGGCCCATGGTGTTCCACGACCTGTACATCCCGACGACCTTCCAGCACCGGTCCGACGACGACAGCCACTACCACGACTGCTTCGTGGACTCCGACGGCATCATCCGCTACCCCCCGGGCGGACCGGGTGAGGACCACATCACCCACTGGGCGGCGCTGCCGTTCCTGCCGGGACTGTCGGTGCACGTGGCAGGCGGACCGGAGGCCGGCGCAGCCCTCCGGCGAGCTCGCGAGGCCACCGGCCTTCGGTAG
- a CDS encoding TauD/TfdA family dioxygenase, with the protein MPTRAASLRQLDPHTVDELTDTAQKILAHFGSSAARPELLRRVAASAARLGEAIRHHCRPVDTDDGLFVLRGLPVDDGGTGPTPSSWATAGDSAAEWDVILLLLATAMGHPIAWEGQQEGRFVHNIVPSPGHEDEQTGASSTVLLSPHTEDAFHPGRAHLLLLACMRNHDAVATTAASVRKVRLDADDVALLSRPVLPILPDDAYAEAQSFAEAPPKVRVLWQTESGPTLRYDPAYTPLDEAPADYRAAYDRLTAELERVSVAVALEPGDVLVVDNDQVVHGRVPFKARYDGTDRWLKRASVRVPGRRSRPLSEADEHGYGQAALVAHL; encoded by the coding sequence ATGCCCACGAGAGCCGCATCCTTACGGCAGCTCGACCCGCACACCGTTGACGAGCTGACCGACACAGCCCAGAAGATCCTCGCCCACTTCGGCAGTTCGGCGGCCCGGCCCGAACTGCTCCGCCGCGTCGCGGCGTCCGCCGCCCGCCTCGGCGAGGCGATCCGCCACCACTGCCGCCCGGTCGACACCGACGACGGCCTGTTCGTCCTGCGAGGCCTGCCCGTCGACGACGGCGGCACCGGCCCCACACCTTCCAGTTGGGCCACCGCGGGCGACAGCGCGGCCGAATGGGACGTGATCCTGCTGCTGCTGGCCACCGCGATGGGCCATCCGATCGCCTGGGAGGGGCAGCAGGAGGGCCGGTTCGTGCACAACATCGTTCCCTCGCCCGGCCACGAGGACGAGCAGACCGGCGCGAGCAGCACCGTGCTGCTCAGCCCGCACACCGAGGACGCCTTCCACCCCGGCCGCGCCCACCTGCTGCTGCTCGCCTGCATGCGCAACCACGACGCCGTCGCCACTACCGCCGCCAGCGTCCGCAAGGTCCGCCTCGACGCGGACGACGTGGCGCTGCTCTCCCGCCCGGTGCTGCCGATCCTCCCCGACGACGCCTATGCCGAGGCGCAGTCGTTCGCGGAAGCGCCGCCGAAGGTCCGCGTCCTGTGGCAGACCGAGTCCGGACCGACCCTTCGCTACGACCCCGCCTACACCCCGCTGGACGAGGCGCCCGCCGACTACCGCGCCGCCTACGACCGGCTGACCGCCGAGCTGGAACGCGTGTCCGTCGCTGTCGCGCTGGAGCCCGGTGACGTCCTGGTCGTCGACAACGACCAGGTAGTGCACGGTCGGGTGCCGTTCAAGGCCCGCTACGACGGCACCGACCGCTGGCTCAAGCGTGCCTCGGTGCGCGTGCCCGGCCGCCGCAGCCGCCCGCTGTCCGAGGCGGACGAACACGGCTATGGCCAGGCCGCGCTCGTGGCCCACCTCTGA
- a CDS encoding ABC transporter ATP-binding protein, with amino-acid sequence MNHMPDWYPDSPAADGENAAVQVSGLTVAARSGRILLDRADLELAPGRVTAVVGPSGSGKTTLLRAVTGTLPPDTDRTTGTVTVLGQAPLTLPAPALRALRRHRLAYVGQDPGSGLNPRMSVRRLLAEVTAAPSREALRAQLNEVRLSVDGGLPDRRIGELSGGQQRRVALARALARRPAVLLLDEPTAGLDPALRDEMAELLRHLAENHRIAIALSCHDTDLVARLADDVVRLGGPRPGATPPGPRPGNEPARPPSDSPPMLTASGLHAAHTHRGRRVPVLHGIDIALAPGNSLGIVGASGSGKTTLLRTLVGLHRPTGGSVSLDGAGLAPAAHRRSREQRRRLQLVPQDPLGTLNPSRTVGATLLRPLLLHRRTGRAEASTRVLELLEQVGLPAASADRYPHELSGGQRQRVSIARALAADPDVLFCDEVTSALDADTAVAVMDLLTDLRDRRGLSLVLVSHDLRLVADRTNAVIVMSEGHVVESGPTARLFSSPTHPVTVALATGSALGG; translated from the coding sequence GTGAACCACATGCCCGACTGGTACCCCGACAGCCCGGCAGCGGACGGGGAGAACGCGGCGGTCCAGGTCTCGGGCCTGACCGTCGCCGCCCGCAGCGGCCGGATCCTGCTGGACCGGGCCGACCTGGAACTGGCCCCGGGCCGCGTCACCGCCGTCGTCGGCCCCTCCGGCAGCGGCAAGACCACCCTGCTGCGAGCCGTGACGGGCACCCTGCCCCCGGACACCGACCGGACCACCGGCACCGTCACCGTCCTCGGCCAGGCCCCTCTCACCCTGCCCGCCCCCGCCTTGCGCGCCCTGCGCCGACACCGCCTCGCCTACGTCGGCCAGGACCCCGGCTCCGGTCTCAACCCGCGCATGAGCGTGCGCCGCCTGCTCGCCGAAGTCACCGCGGCCCCGAGCCGCGAAGCCCTCCGGGCACAGCTCAACGAGGTGCGGCTGTCCGTCGACGGCGGCCTGCCGGACCGCCGTATCGGCGAACTGTCGGGCGGCCAGCAGCGCCGGGTCGCACTCGCCCGGGCCCTGGCACGCCGACCCGCCGTCCTCCTCCTCGACGAGCCCACGGCCGGACTCGACCCGGCGCTGCGCGACGAGATGGCAGAGCTCCTGCGGCACCTCGCCGAGAACCATCGGATCGCCATCGCCCTGTCCTGCCACGACACCGACCTGGTCGCCCGCCTCGCCGACGACGTCGTGCGCCTGGGCGGCCCACGCCCCGGGGCGACCCCGCCCGGCCCCCGCCCTGGGAACGAACCCGCCCGCCCCCCGTCCGACAGCCCGCCCATGCTCACGGCGTCCGGCCTGCATGCCGCCCACACCCACCGCGGCCGACGCGTCCCCGTGCTCCACGGCATCGACATCGCCCTCGCCCCCGGAAACAGCCTGGGCATCGTCGGCGCCTCAGGCTCCGGCAAGACGACCCTGCTGCGCACCCTCGTCGGCCTGCACCGTCCCACTGGCGGCAGCGTCAGCCTCGACGGTGCCGGCCTCGCCCCCGCCGCGCATCGCCGCTCCCGCGAGCAACGCCGCCGCCTCCAACTCGTGCCGCAGGACCCGCTCGGCACCCTCAACCCCAGCCGCACCGTCGGCGCCACACTGCTCCGCCCTCTCCTCCTGCACCGCCGGACCGGCCGCGCCGAGGCGTCCACCCGTGTCCTGGAACTCCTCGAGCAGGTCGGTCTGCCCGCCGCGTCAGCCGACCGCTACCCCCACGAACTGTCCGGCGGACAGCGCCAACGCGTCTCCATCGCCCGTGCGTTGGCGGCCGACCCCGACGTGCTGTTCTGCGACGAAGTCACCTCCGCGCTCGACGCGGACACCGCTGTCGCCGTCATGGACCTGCTGACTGACCTCCGCGACCGTCGCGGCCTGTCCCTGGTCCTGGTCAGCCACGACCTGCGCCTCGTCGCCGACCGGACGAACGCGGTGATCGTGATGTCCGAGGGGCACGTGGTGGAGTCGGGCCCCACCGCCCGGTTGTTCAGCTCACCGACACATCCGGTGACGGTGGCGCTGGCGACGGGCAGCGCGCTGGGCGGCTGA
- a CDS encoding ABC transporter substrate-binding protein, with product MGAAALLAACGGGDETSSKSPSKTSEKPRPGGTLRVGALGRASAITRDPHGTQANESDYLIISLVYDTLTVPGARPNTLPRLAASWKASDDLRTWRFTLAKGAKFHDGTPVTAEDVVWSLKRLRNTPSGASRLPGIKPANIKAEGDDTVVLVSDYANAELPLLTRLTTFVLKKDTKDSDLGKAPGTGPFELEWFRAGNARLVRNKDWYGGEAILDAIEIKIFESPQAMANALLAGQIDVASNVGAVAARTAEKRRDVQIVRRPNDMAMPIVMRTAEGPFADARVREALRLAVDREAMVKQVLSGYGTVANDILGTGDPAYAKDIPQRKRDLAKARSLLKEADFDLSKTYRLLTTEDIAGLAEAATLFASQVREAGVKVEVVKQESATFWGKTWLKGDLYTTYWGTNDSVVFFASKTMVSDSGQNEAGWRNKKFDAAYEKAMATEDAAERAELLHEIQQFEYDESGYLLWGMADGIDLAAAPVRDLPALPGYGRVQLETAWLAR from the coding sequence ATGGGCGCGGCCGCACTCCTCGCCGCCTGCGGCGGCGGCGACGAGACCTCCTCCAAGTCGCCATCGAAGACGAGCGAGAAGCCGCGGCCCGGGGGCACTCTCCGGGTCGGCGCGCTGGGCCGCGCCTCGGCCATCACCCGTGACCCGCACGGCACCCAGGCCAACGAGAGCGACTACCTGATCATCTCGCTGGTGTACGACACGCTCACCGTCCCTGGCGCCAGGCCCAACACCCTCCCCCGCCTCGCCGCTTCCTGGAAGGCGTCGGACGACCTCAGGACCTGGCGCTTCACTCTCGCCAAGGGGGCGAAGTTCCATGACGGCACGCCGGTCACCGCCGAGGACGTCGTCTGGTCGTTGAAGCGGCTGCGCAACACCCCCTCGGGCGCCTCCCGGCTGCCCGGCATCAAGCCCGCGAACATCAAGGCCGAGGGCGACGACACCGTCGTCCTGGTCTCCGACTACGCCAACGCCGAACTGCCCCTGCTCACCCGCCTGACGACGTTCGTCCTCAAGAAGGACACCAAGGACTCCGACCTGGGCAAGGCGCCCGGCACCGGCCCGTTCGAGCTGGAGTGGTTCCGCGCCGGCAACGCCAGACTGGTCCGCAACAAGGACTGGTACGGCGGTGAAGCCATCCTCGACGCCATCGAGATCAAGATCTTCGAGAGCCCGCAGGCGATGGCCAACGCGCTGCTCGCCGGCCAGATCGACGTCGCCTCCAACGTCGGGGCGGTGGCGGCGCGTACGGCCGAGAAGCGCCGGGACGTCCAGATCGTGCGCCGCCCCAACGACATGGCGATGCCCATCGTCATGCGCACCGCCGAGGGACCGTTCGCGGACGCGAGGGTGCGCGAGGCGCTGCGGCTGGCGGTGGACCGCGAGGCCATGGTCAAGCAGGTGCTGTCCGGGTACGGCACGGTCGCCAACGACATCCTGGGCACCGGCGACCCCGCCTACGCCAAGGACATCCCGCAGCGCAAGCGGGATCTGGCCAAGGCCAGATCGCTGCTGAAGGAGGCCGATTTCGACCTGTCGAAGACGTACAGGCTGCTGACCACCGAGGACATCGCCGGCCTCGCCGAGGCGGCCACCCTGTTCGCCTCCCAGGTCCGCGAGGCCGGGGTGAAGGTCGAGGTGGTCAAGCAGGAGTCGGCCACGTTCTGGGGAAAGACCTGGCTCAAGGGCGACCTGTACACCACGTACTGGGGCACGAACGACTCGGTGGTGTTCTTCGCCAGCAAGACCATGGTGTCCGACTCCGGCCAGAACGAGGCCGGTTGGAGGAACAAGAAGTTCGACGCCGCGTACGAGAAGGCGATGGCGACCGAGGACGCCGCGGAGCGCGCCGAGCTGCTGCACGAGATCCAGCAGTTCGAGTACGACGAGTCCGGCTACCTGCTGTGGGGCATGGCCGACGGCATCGACCTCGCCGCCGCGCCGGTGCGGGACCTGCCGGCCCTTCCCGGTTACGGACGCGTCCAGCTCGAGACGGCATGGCTGGCTCGCTGA
- a CDS encoding ABC transporter permease: MTVPTSTAHPVPPARRLPGRRRPALRVLPALLLIALTLAGPWLVPHAIDVPVTAPYAEPGGDAPFGGDQLGRDVLSRVLAGGRELVVTSLLVAVLVTAVAAVLGAVSALRPAVGRIVERTADVLMLLPAVLGILLVTLSWPDGGRLAVVTAAVVLGVPYAVRLVAGAAAPVAASGYVEAAAVGGERLGHLVVREVLPNLRATLLALFGLRFVAAVYLVATAGFLQIGPQPPAADWALMIRENSAGILLNPWAVLAPSIAIGLLAMSVNLAAAALIPVAGRKAVPAL; encoded by the coding sequence ATGACCGTACCCACATCCACCGCACATCCCGTCCCTCCCGCGCGCCGTCTCCCCGGGCGCCGCCGACCGGCACTGCGGGTGCTCCCGGCCCTGCTGCTCATCGCCCTCACCCTGGCCGGGCCGTGGCTCGTCCCGCACGCGATCGACGTCCCCGTCACCGCCCCCTACGCCGAACCCGGCGGCGACGCCCCCTTCGGCGGCGACCAGCTGGGCCGGGACGTGCTCAGCCGGGTGCTGGCCGGAGGGCGCGAACTCGTCGTGACCTCTCTCCTGGTCGCCGTCCTGGTCACGGCCGTGGCCGCCGTGCTCGGCGCGGTCAGCGCCCTGCGCCCGGCCGTCGGACGGATCGTCGAACGCACCGCGGATGTCCTGATGCTGCTGCCCGCCGTCCTCGGCATCCTCCTCGTCACCCTGTCCTGGCCGGACGGCGGACGGCTCGCGGTCGTCACGGCAGCGGTCGTCCTCGGCGTGCCGTACGCGGTGCGCCTGGTCGCCGGCGCAGCCGCACCCGTGGCGGCCTCCGGATACGTCGAGGCAGCGGCCGTCGGCGGCGAACGGCTCGGGCACCTCGTCGTACGCGAGGTGCTGCCCAACCTGCGGGCGACGCTGCTCGCGCTGTTCGGACTGCGCTTCGTGGCTGCCGTCTACCTCGTGGCCACCGCCGGATTCCTCCAGATCGGTCCCCAACCGCCCGCCGCCGACTGGGCGTTGATGATCCGCGAGAATTCCGCGGGCATCCTCCTCAACCCCTGGGCCGTCCTCGCCCCCAGCATCGCCATCGGCCTGCTCGCCATGAGCGTCAACCTGGCGGCAGCCGCCCTGATCCCCGTAGCCGGCCGGAAGGCGGTACCCGCACTGTGA
- a CDS encoding ornithine cyclodeaminase family protein — MTDTHPARTDDNPPGTSADDKTLRILSTSDVVGLDISLAEVVEVVEQAYRTLADGKSANPRKLTVKPDDGRSVSYAMLGRDGVREAVAIKTSYKHGLDKGRDEQHYYTTLTLYDDVTGLPVAMMDCGRIGSLRTPAVSALLARELAVPGSSSALVIGTGTQGRLALPFLLTTLPDLDRLMVHGTHPDGLAAVRAQLDHHFPGREVEVVDDVRAAAAGADVVVAAAGQHTPAAVEAADLRPGALSILVGHGIAPSTLLRADRVIATSEAQMKVTGTDMADADGNFPPVDAEFPEVVAGRAEGRRSADERIFAYNSGLVVTDIALGHRFAQLAVEQGLGTRVPLWQ, encoded by the coding sequence GTGACCGACACCCACCCCGCACGCACGGACGACAACCCGCCCGGCACATCCGCGGACGACAAGACCCTGCGCATCCTCAGCACCAGCGACGTCGTGGGCCTCGACATCTCCCTCGCCGAGGTGGTCGAGGTGGTGGAGCAGGCGTACCGCACCTTGGCCGACGGCAAGTCGGCCAACCCGCGCAAACTCACCGTGAAGCCCGACGACGGCCGCTCCGTCTCGTACGCCATGCTCGGCCGGGACGGCGTCCGCGAGGCCGTCGCGATCAAGACCTCGTACAAGCACGGCCTCGACAAGGGCCGTGACGAGCAGCACTACTACACGACTCTCACCCTCTACGACGACGTCACCGGCCTGCCGGTCGCGATGATGGACTGCGGCCGCATCGGCTCGCTGCGCACGCCGGCCGTCTCGGCTCTGCTCGCCCGCGAGCTGGCGGTGCCCGGCAGCAGCAGCGCGCTGGTCATCGGCACCGGCACCCAGGGCCGGCTGGCCCTGCCGTTCCTGCTCACCACCCTGCCGGACCTCGACCGGCTCATGGTCCACGGCACCCACCCCGACGGCCTCGCCGCGGTCCGCGCACAGCTGGACCACCACTTCCCCGGACGGGAGGTGGAGGTCGTCGACGACGTCCGGGCCGCCGCGGCCGGCGCCGACGTCGTGGTCGCCGCCGCCGGACAGCACACACCCGCCGCGGTCGAGGCGGCCGACCTGAGGCCGGGCGCCCTGTCCATCCTGGTCGGCCACGGCATCGCCCCCTCCACCCTGCTCAGGGCGGACCGGGTGATCGCCACCAGCGAGGCGCAGATGAAGGTCACCGGCACCGACATGGCCGACGCCGACGGCAACTTCCCGCCCGTGGACGCGGAGTTCCCGGAGGTCGTGGCGGGCCGTGCCGAGGGCCGGCGCTCGGCGGACGAGCGGATCTTCGCCTACAACAGCGGCCTCGTCGTCACCGACATCGCGCTCGGCCACCGGTTCGCGCAGCTCGCCGTTGAACAGGGCCTGGGAACGAGGGTGCCGCTGTGGCAGTGA
- a CDS encoding ABC transporter permease, producing MAGSLIGAVRRGPGRGDEPRPAPAVVRLLLRVTAVLARRALLLAVLLAFVFAAVELLPGDAATATSERGESAADLAERRHLLGLDRPVPERFREWMTGLPTGDLGTSAHGEAVTDLLARPFPNTLLLGGLALLVTLVASVTLGCWAAAEPGGKVDRAVSASATGVLALPEFVVAVALMLVFALWTDWLPAVTLTDADGSPASWKMLVLPVLALAIPQIGWNVRIVRAALADESTAPHIETAVLDGLPRHRIFTHHLLPGALPTITAGIATSTGMLLGGAVVVETIFNYPGIGSVLAGAVTDRDSPLVAGVVAVTGAVITGVLLLADLVRAWASGGRT from the coding sequence ATGGCTGGCTCGCTGATCGGGGCCGTGCGACGCGGGCCGGGCCGGGGCGACGAGCCCCGGCCGGCCCCGGCCGTCGTACGTCTCCTCCTGCGCGTGACCGCGGTGCTCGCGCGCCGGGCCCTGCTGCTCGCCGTACTGCTCGCGTTCGTCTTCGCCGCCGTGGAGCTGCTGCCTGGCGACGCGGCCACCGCCACCTCCGAACGCGGAGAGAGCGCGGCCGACCTCGCCGAGCGGCGTCATCTGCTCGGCCTGGACCGGCCGGTGCCGGAGCGCTTTCGGGAGTGGATGACCGGCCTGCCGACCGGCGATCTCGGCACCTCGGCGCACGGCGAGGCGGTCACCGATCTGCTCGCCCGTCCCTTCCCCAACACCCTGCTGCTCGGCGGGCTCGCGCTCCTGGTGACCCTGGTCGCCTCCGTCACCCTCGGCTGCTGGGCAGCGGCCGAGCCCGGCGGGAAGGTCGACCGGGCCGTGTCCGCGAGCGCCACCGGTGTGCTGGCGCTGCCCGAGTTCGTCGTCGCGGTGGCCCTGATGCTGGTCTTCGCCCTGTGGACCGACTGGCTGCCCGCCGTCACTCTCACCGACGCCGACGGCTCGCCCGCCTCCTGGAAGATGCTCGTCCTGCCCGTGCTCGCGCTGGCGATCCCGCAGATCGGCTGGAACGTCCGGATCGTGCGGGCCGCGCTCGCCGACGAGTCCACAGCGCCGCACATCGAGACCGCCGTCCTCGACGGGCTGCCCCGGCACCGGATCTTCACCCACCATCTGCTGCCCGGCGCGCTGCCGACCATCACGGCCGGGATCGCCACCTCCACGGGCATGCTGCTGGGCGGCGCGGTCGTCGTGGAGACCATCTTCAACTACCCCGGCATCGGCTCGGTCCTCGCCGGAGCCGTCACCGACCGGGACAGCCCGCTCGTCGCCGGCGTCGTCGCCGTGACCGGAGCCGTCATCACCGGCGTCCTGCTGCTCGCCGACCTCGTACGCGCCTGGGCCTCGGGAGGCCGGACATGA